One Myxococcales bacterium DNA window includes the following coding sequences:
- a CDS encoding efflux RND transporter permease subunit, whose translation MDPRRTLIGRLIGACLDNTLIVTLLAVLFLALGFANAPFDWDVGLPRDPVPVDAIPDTGENQQIIFTEWTGRSPQDIEDQVSYPLTVALLGVPGVKTIRSASYFGFSSIFVIFQ comes from the coding sequence TCGCACCCTCATCGGCCGGCTGATCGGCGCGTGTCTCGACAACACGCTCATCGTCACCCTTCTCGCAGTGTTGTTCCTCGCCTTGGGTTTTGCCAACGCGCCCTTCGACTGGGATGTCGGATTACCACGAGATCCGGTGCCCGTCGACGCGATTCCAGATACCGGCGAGAACCAGCAGATCATCTTCACCGAGTGGACGGGCCGTTCTCCCCAGGACATTGAAGACCAGGTCTCCTATCCGCTGACCGTGGCGCTGCTGGGCGTCCCCGGCGTCAAGACGATCCGCTCGGCTTCGTACTTCGGATTTTCGTCGATCTTCGTGATCTTCCAGG